The Lacrimispora xylanolytica genome has a segment encoding these proteins:
- a CDS encoding ABC transporter permease, whose product MMKGKEPLFQTAKRESIEPWKAWMIRLIAVFLSLVVCAGVIVALTGLNPIEVYKGIFEGAVGTKRRIWMTIRDTLVLLCIAVGITPAFKMRFWNIGAEGQVLIGGVTSAAMMIYFGNTLSPFILFPLMFLGSAIAAMIWACIPAFFKAYWDTNETLFTLMMNYVAMQVVTFGIIFWENPKGSNSVGTINSATKGGWLPKLFGLEYGWNLIIVLGLTIAMYFYLKHSKQGYEISVVGESGNTARYAGINVKKVIMRTVALSGALCGIAGFIIVSGASHTISTSTAGGRGFTAIIVSWLSKFNTFAMIIVSFFLVFMQKGAGQIASQFNLNENASDVITGIILFFILGCEFFIDYEVRFRGGKRSSAE is encoded by the coding sequence ATGATGAAGGGAAAAGAGCCGCTGTTTCAAACGGCAAAGCGGGAATCCATTGAACCATGGAAGGCATGGATGATTCGCCTCATTGCGGTTTTTCTGTCTTTGGTAGTCTGTGCAGGAGTCATCGTGGCACTGACTGGACTGAATCCGATTGAAGTTTATAAAGGAATCTTTGAAGGAGCCGTAGGTACCAAGAGAAGAATCTGGATGACCATAAGAGATACCCTGGTGCTGCTTTGTATCGCAGTTGGTATCACTCCGGCATTTAAAATGAGATTCTGGAATATTGGTGCAGAAGGTCAGGTCTTAATTGGAGGCGTAACTTCCGCCGCTATGATGATCTATTTTGGAAATACTCTTTCTCCTTTTATATTATTTCCCCTCATGTTCCTTGGAAGCGCCATAGCAGCCATGATCTGGGCCTGCATTCCAGCTTTCTTTAAGGCATACTGGGATACCAATGAAACATTATTTACCTTGATGATGAACTATGTTGCCATGCAGGTAGTAACCTTTGGTATCATTTTCTGGGAAAATCCAAAGGGATCTAACTCCGTTGGAACCATTAACTCTGCGACAAAGGGTGGCTGGCTTCCAAAGCTCTTTGGTCTGGAATATGGCTGGAATCTTATCATTGTATTAGGGCTTACCATTGCCATGTATTTTTACTTAAAGCACAGCAAGCAGGGCTATGAAATCTCCGTCGTGGGAGAGAGCGGCAATACTGCACGCTATGCCGGAATTAACGTGAAAAAAGTAATTATGAGAACCGTAGCTCTTTCCGGTGCCTTATGTGGAATTGCCGGATTCATCATCGTAAGCGGTGCCAGCCATACGATTTCCACCAGTACGGCAGGCGGCAGAGGATTTACTGCCATCATCGTTTCCTGGCTCAGTAAATTCAACACCTTTGCCATGATCATTGTTTCCTTCTTCCTTGTATTCATGCAAAAGGGAGCCGGACAGATCGCCTCTCAGTTCAATTTAAATGAAAATGCTTCCGACGTTATTACCGGCATCATTCTTTTCTTTATTCTGGGCTGTGAATTCTTTATTGACTATGAAGTAAGGTTCCGGGGCGGCAAACGTTCATCGGCAGAATAG
- a CDS encoding ABC transporter ATP-binding protein, which produces MNDNYAIELKNITKRFGKVTANDKVCLSVKRGEILSILGENGSGKTTLMNMISGIYYPDEGQIAVNGKEVSIRSPKDSFDLGIGMIHQHFKLVEVFTAAENIILGLPGQELLDRKAVSDKINSLTAKYGFDLDPDQKIYTMSVSQKQTVEIVKLLYRGVDILILDEPTAVLTPQEADRLFAVLRNMRKAGHSIIIITHKLNEVLTLSDRVSVLRKGQYIGTIETKEATEESLTEMMVGKKVSLNIERPDPVSPEKRLEIHGLTCVSKEGITTLENATFVANSGEILGIAGVAGSGQRELLEAIAGLIPTTRGSALYYPPEGGEKELTVMSAADIAKAGVRLSFVPEDRLGMGLVGTMDLTDNIMLRSYKKGRSFFADRRSPKALAEKLIHELGIATPGTSIPVRKLSGGNVQKVLVGREIASAPSVLLVAYPVRGLDIHSSHTIYNLLNEQKKKGTAVICVGEDLDVLMELCDSILVMCGGTISGIVDGRSATKEEIGKLMMKTGGNQE; this is translated from the coding sequence GTGAACGATAATTATGCCATTGAACTGAAAAATATCACCAAACGGTTTGGCAAGGTAACTGCCAACGACAAAGTCTGCCTGTCTGTAAAGAGAGGAGAAATACTTTCGATTCTGGGGGAAAACGGAAGCGGCAAAACAACACTTATGAATATGATTTCCGGAATCTATTACCCTGATGAGGGGCAGATTGCGGTGAATGGAAAAGAGGTATCCATACGGTCTCCCAAGGATTCCTTTGATTTAGGAATTGGTATGATTCACCAGCATTTTAAGCTGGTTGAGGTGTTTACTGCTGCGGAAAACATCATTTTAGGCCTACCGGGACAGGAGCTTCTTGACCGGAAAGCAGTCAGCGATAAAATCAACAGCCTCACCGCCAAATACGGATTTGATTTAGACCCTGACCAGAAGATTTACACCATGTCAGTGTCCCAGAAGCAGACCGTTGAGATCGTTAAGCTGTTATACCGTGGGGTGGACATCCTTATATTAGATGAGCCTACGGCAGTACTTACCCCTCAGGAAGCGGACCGCCTCTTTGCAGTACTCCGCAACATGAGAAAAGCAGGTCATTCCATTATCATCATCACCCATAAGCTCAATGAAGTACTTACCTTGTCTGACCGGGTATCGGTTCTTAGAAAGGGCCAGTATATCGGTACCATCGAGACAAAAGAAGCGACAGAAGAATCCTTGACCGAAATGATGGTAGGAAAAAAAGTTAGCTTGAACATAGAACGTCCGGATCCTGTTTCCCCGGAAAAAAGACTGGAGATACATGGGCTTACCTGTGTAAGCAAGGAAGGGATCACCACCTTGGAAAACGCCACCTTTGTCGCTAACAGCGGAGAGATTCTTGGAATTGCAGGCGTCGCAGGAAGCGGCCAGAGAGAGCTTTTAGAGGCCATTGCGGGACTGATTCCAACCACCAGAGGTTCTGCCCTTTATTACCCTCCGGAAGGCGGAGAAAAGGAACTGACCGTTATGAGCGCAGCCGATATTGCAAAGGCTGGAGTCCGGCTTTCCTTTGTTCCGGAAGACCGTCTGGGTATGGGACTTGTTGGTACCATGGATTTAACGGATAATATTATGCTTCGAAGCTACAAAAAAGGCCGTTCCTTTTTTGCAGACCGAAGATCTCCAAAGGCACTGGCAGAAAAGCTGATTCATGAGCTTGGAATTGCCACTCCGGGAACTTCAATACCAGTACGAAAGCTGTCAGGCGGTAATGTTCAGAAGGTATTAGTCGGACGTGAGATCGCATCGGCACCATCGGTACTTTTAGTGGCATATCCGGTTCGCGGACTCGATATTCATTCCTCCCACACCATCTACAACCTGCTCAATGAGCAGAAAAAGAAAGGGACCGCTGTTATCTGTGTTGGTGAGGATCTTGATGTGCTCATGGAATTATGTGACAGCATCCTTGTGATGTGCGGCGGAACCATAAGCGGTATCGTTGACGGCAGAAGTGCCACAAAAGAAGAAATCGGAAAGCTGATGATGAAAACAGGAGGAAATCAGGAATGA
- a CDS encoding BMP family ABC transporter substrate-binding protein, producing the protein MKSKKLVGLALAGLMALSLTACGNSGSPSATATTKAEGQATEAGKTEAADPKGKVAKEDLKVGFIYIGDENESYTAAHYNGALDMKKALGLSDDQIIVKWNVPEDESAKDAAMDLADQGCNIIFANSFGYESYIIEAAKEYPEVQFCHATGYQAKLSGLSNMHNYFTNVYESRYVSGVVAGLKLNQMIQDGKVKEDAVKIGYVGAYPYAEVISGYTSFFLGVRSVCPQATMEVKYTNSWGSFDLEKEAADALISNGCVLISQHADTTGAPVACEAAGVPDVGYNISMLATAPKTALTSASINWAPYVTYAVQSVIDGKAIDTDWCQGYKDGAVSITELNKDAIAPGTEEKVKETEDAIKAGTLHVFDTSTFTVGGKKLETYKKDGSDVEYVSNGYFHESEFGSAPAFDILIDGITTIDK; encoded by the coding sequence ATGAAATCAAAGAAGTTGGTTGGTCTGGCTCTGGCAGGACTTATGGCTCTGTCATTAACCGCCTGCGGTAACTCCGGTTCCCCATCCGCTACAGCTACAACAAAAGCAGAAGGTCAGGCAACAGAAGCTGGTAAAACAGAAGCTGCTGACCCAAAAGGCAAAGTCGCCAAAGAAGATTTAAAGGTAGGATTTATTTACATCGGCGATGAGAACGAGAGCTACACAGCCGCTCATTACAATGGTGCCCTGGATATGAAGAAAGCCCTTGGCTTATCCGATGACCAGATCATTGTAAAATGGAACGTTCCAGAAGACGAGAGTGCAAAAGATGCGGCTATGGATCTTGCGGATCAGGGCTGCAACATCATTTTTGCCAACAGCTTTGGTTACGAATCCTATATTATAGAAGCTGCAAAAGAATATCCAGAGGTTCAGTTCTGTCATGCAACCGGATATCAGGCAAAATTAAGCGGCTTAAGCAATATGCATAATTATTTTACTAACGTATATGAATCCCGTTATGTATCCGGTGTCGTAGCTGGACTTAAGTTAAACCAGATGATTCAGGATGGAAAAGTAAAAGAAGACGCAGTAAAGATCGGTTATGTAGGCGCTTATCCATACGCAGAGGTAATCAGCGGTTATACTTCCTTTTTCCTTGGCGTACGTTCCGTATGTCCGCAGGCTACTATGGAAGTTAAGTATACCAACAGCTGGGGAAGCTTTGATCTGGAAAAAGAAGCAGCCGATGCTTTGATTTCCAATGGCTGTGTATTAATCAGCCAGCATGCAGATACCACTGGCGCTCCTGTTGCTTGTGAAGCAGCCGGCGTTCCAGATGTAGGCTACAACATCTCCATGCTTGCAACGGCTCCTAAGACTGCACTTACTTCAGCCTCCATCAACTGGGCTCCATACGTGACCTATGCAGTACAGAGTGTGATTGACGGCAAGGCCATTGACACAGACTGGTGCCAGGGCTACAAGGACGGAGCTGTTTCCATTACCGAACTGAATAAGGATGCAATAGCTCCTGGAACGGAAGAGAAGGTAAAAGAAACAGAAGATGCCATTAAGGCAGGAACCCTTCACGTATTTGATACTTCTACTTTTACAGTAGGCGGCAAAAAGCTTGAAACCTATAAAAAGGATGGAAGTGACGTGGAATACGTATCCAATGGATATTTCCATGAGTCTGAATTCGGTTCTGCACCGGCATTTGATATCTTAATTGATGGTATTACTACCATTGATAAATAA